ACACACGTCCACAGATCCGGTCAGAGGGGAGGAATTACCGGCTCGCAAGCACATCCGCCACAGCAGCGCCGATCTCTTTCAGGGCCGCATTGCGTGTCTTGAACGTCACGCCCGCATCGGAAATGAAGATCGAGACCAGAAAGGGTGCGCGCCCGGGCGGTGTCACCATGGCAATGAGGTTGCGCGTGTGGCTCCCCGCGCCCGACTTGTCCGAGACGGCCCAGTCCTTCGGCAGATCGGCGCGCATCAGGTCACCGGTCACGCCGCCATGGCTCATCCATTCGATGAACTGCGCGCGCGAAGCGGGTTTGAGCACTTCGCCCAGCAGCAGTGTCTTCCAGGTCTCGGTTATCGCCTTCGGCGTTGTGGTGTCGCGCGGATCGCCGGGTGCGAAAGTGTTGAGTTCGGGCTCCAGCCGGTCGAGGCGGGTGGTGGGGTCACCTGCTTCCCTTAAAAAAGCGGTGACAGTCGCCGGGCCGCCCAGTCGGTTGAATAGAAGGTTCGCGGCGCCATTGTCGCTCATGTCCAGCGTTGCGAGGCAGAGCCTGCCGATCGAAAGGGAGCCGCCGATATGCTCCCGGGTGACCGGAGAATGCGAAATGATATCGGATTTCCGGATCGGCAGGCTTTCATCGAGCGACAGCGATCCTTCATCCGCCCGTGCAAGCACGCTGCCACAGATCAGCGCCTTCACGGTGCTGTTCATCAGGAACCTTTCGTCCGCCCGGTGGCTCCAGCTCCAGCCGGTCCCGGTCTCACGGATCATGATCCCAACCCTTGCGCCCAGCGTGCCCTCCACGCGCGCCACCGTTTCGGAAAGCGTTGCCTCGCTGTCACTTGCGCCGGCGGACCCCAGAAGGGCCAGGCCGAGAACCAGCCCCGCTGCGAGCCGCGAAAATACCGGGTCGGAAAATCTCATGGCCTGTTGCCTGTTCGTGGAGCCGGCGGCGGGCTGCCACCGTTGCAAGACCCCTCACTGTTCCCTGAATGCGGTGAGATGATGTCAGGGAAGTACCACGCACGCGCGGCAGTCTTTCATCCAGCGCGGCCGCGTCTGCGCGGTTTCGGTTTCACCGCCCCTCATAGCGTGGCGTGCGGCGTTCGATCCAGGCGCCAAGCCCCTCGTGCACATCGCGCGTGGTGGCCATTCTGGCAAACTGCTCGCTCTCGATCTGCAGGCCTTCCGAAATCGTTGCATTGAGCCCGCGCGTGACCGCATGAAGGATGCGCGCACTTGCCAGCGGTGAATGACGCGTGATGCGCCCGGCCAGCTCGAATGCGGCATCGAGCAGCCTTTCATGTGGAACGACACGGTTGATGATGCCCATTTCGCATGCGCGGTCGGGACCGAAGGGGTCACCCGTCAGAAGATATTCCAGCGCACGCTTGCGGCCGGCCAGTCTCGGCAGGCGCTGGGTGCCCCCAAAAGTGGGCGGTATGCCGATATTGATCTCGGGTTTGGCAAAAAGCGCCCGCTCGCTTGCGATCGCCAGATGCGCCGCCTCGGTAATCTCGCAACCGCCGCCATAGGCAAGGCCGTTTACCGCAGCGATGACAGGTTTGGGAAAGGATTCGAGGCGGGCCGTCATAGCCTGGCCGCGCCGCACGAAGTCCCGCACTGCCACCTCCGCCCCGTCCCTGATGCTGCTGGCAAATTCATGAATGTCGCCGCCTGCCGAAAAGGCGCGCTCCCCGGCTCCCGTCAGGATGACCGCCTGAATGCTTTCATCCGTTTCGATCTGATCCAGCAACTCGATGAGACGGTCGTTGGTCGCGTAGTTCAGGGCGTTCAGCTTTTGCGGTCTGTTCAGTGTGAGAAGCGCAACATGGCTGCGCTTTTCCAGGAGCACTGTGCTGGTGGACATGAAAACCTCCGTTGCGCTTTGAAAAAAGCCTGCATCGGGGCTACCATCGGGTTTCACTTCATTAAACTCACTAGTGAGTGTAGTTACAATGCCCAGAGATGCCACAGCAACCCGGAACCGGATCGTCAAAACGGCCAGTCGGCTGTTTTATGGAAAGGGCATCCGCGCCGTCAGCATGGATGCGGTGGCCGAAAGGACGGGCGTTACCAAGAAGACGCTCTACTATCACTTTCGCAGCAAGGACGATCTCGTCACGGCCTATCTCGCCTCTCGCGACCAGCCCAATATCGACCTCTTTGCCAAATGGTATGCTCAGGCGGAAGGCCCACTCCCCGAGCGTATCCGCGCGATCTTCGAAAACATTGCCGCCGGTGCCGCAAACCGTCGCTGGAAAGGCTGCGGTTTTCTGCGAACGGCTGCCGAGCTGGTGGAGACGCCTGGTCATCCGGCGGTCAGGCAGGCTTCGCTGCACAAGAAACGGCTTGAGGCGTGGCTTGCCGAGGTGATCGCGGTGGAGCACCCCGACCAGGCTCGGCAGCTCGCCCGCCATGTCCTGCTGCTTCTCGATGGTGCGTTCTCCACCATGCTCGTTCATCACGACACGGCCTATGTCCTGAGTGCCGGAGACGCGGCGGCGGCCTTGCTTCGCCAGCCTCTCTGATGCTTCTCCCTATGGGTCTTTTCGAAATAGGGCCTGTGGTGAGAGGCTGATTCTGCGCGCAGCACGTCGGTTTTCATCCGCAGTTCCGTTAAAACTTGGCGTTCCATCG
The DNA window shown above is from Nitratireductor sp. GISD-1A_MAKvit and carries:
- the bla gene encoding class A beta-lactamase is translated as MRFSDPVFSRLAAGLVLGLALLGSAGASDSEATLSETVARVEGTLGARVGIMIRETGTGWSWSHRADERFLMNSTVKALICGSVLARADEGSLSLDESLPIRKSDIISHSPVTREHIGGSLSIGRLCLATLDMSDNGAANLLFNRLGGPATVTAFLREAGDPTTRLDRLEPELNTFAPGDPRDTTTPKAITETWKTLLLGEVLKPASRAQFIEWMSHGGVTGDLMRADLPKDWAVSDKSGAGSHTRNLIAMVTPPGRAPFLVSIFISDAGVTFKTRNAALKEIGAAVADVLASR
- a CDS encoding crotonase/enoyl-CoA hydratase family protein, with amino-acid sequence MSTSTVLLEKRSHVALLTLNRPQKLNALNYATNDRLIELLDQIETDESIQAVILTGAGERAFSAGGDIHEFASSIRDGAEVAVRDFVRRGQAMTARLESFPKPVIAAVNGLAYGGGCEITEAAHLAIASERALFAKPEINIGIPPTFGGTQRLPRLAGRKRALEYLLTGDPFGPDRACEMGIINRVVPHERLLDAAFELAGRITRHSPLASARILHAVTRGLNATISEGLQIESEQFARMATTRDVHEGLGAWIERRTPRYEGR
- a CDS encoding TetR/AcrR family transcriptional regulator; its protein translation is MPRDATATRNRIVKTASRLFYGKGIRAVSMDAVAERTGVTKKTLYYHFRSKDDLVTAYLASRDQPNIDLFAKWYAQAEGPLPERIRAIFENIAAGAANRRWKGCGFLRTAAELVETPGHPAVRQASLHKKRLEAWLAEVIAVEHPDQARQLARHVLLLLDGAFSTMLVHHDTAYVLSAGDAAAALLRQPL